The sequence below is a genomic window from Cyanobacterium stanieri LEGE 03274.
CCCTTACCCCCCCTCGTGAAAAACAGTAATAAAAATCAAATTATGAATTATCCTACCCCCCAACAAAATAATGGTTACCATGCCTATAGCCATGATGTCAGTGATGATGGTTTAGTCATTGCCGGGCGCAAATTTAAATCCCGTCTGATGACAGGCACGGGGAAATATCCCAGTATTGAATCCATGCAACAAAGCGTTATGGCCAGTGGTTGCGAAATCGTTACTGTAGCGGTGCGCAGAGTACAAAATAACGCCCCCGGCCATGAAGGATTAGCAGAAGCCCTCGACTGGACAAAAATTTGGATGTTGCCCAATACCGCAGGTTGTACCAATGCCGAGGAAGCGATTAGGGTTGCCCGTTTGGGTAGGGAAATGGCGAAGTTATTGGGGCAAGAGGATAATAATTTTGTCAAGTTAGAAGTTATCCCCGATAGTAAATATTTACTACCAGACCCCATCGGTACTTTACAAGCCGCCGAACAGTTGGTAAAAGAAGGTTTTGCAGTGTTACCTTATGTAAACGCAGATCCCTTACTCTGTAAGCGTTTGGAGGAGGTGGGTTGTGCCACAGTGATGCCCCTTGGTTCTCCCATTGGTTCTGGTCAGGGTATCCAAAATGTTGCTAATATTAAGATTATCATTGAGCAATCCAAAGTACCTGTGGTGATTGATGCGGGTATTGGTAGTCCTTCAGAAGCTGCCTACGGTATGGAATTGGGGGCAGATGCTTTATTGGTTAACAGTGCGATCGCCCTTGCCAAAAATCCTGTAATCATGGCTCAATCCATGGGATTGGCAACCCAAGCAGGAAGACTGGCTTATAAGGCAGGGAGAATCCCCATTAAAAATTATGCCAGTGCAAGTTCACCTTTAACGGGAGTAGTTACCAAGTAATTGATAATTAAGGCAATAGGGAGCTGTTTCGAGATGAGGAGCAAGGGGGATAGGGAGTAAAGGTACAATAAGTTCAATTTATTGAACGGATTATCGTTAGCCGTGTAATTCACTACACGGTGGGGGTACGAAGATACAATCTATTGATAACGAATTATCCGAACTTAATGTAATTGAATACCCCCCTTATTGAGGGGGGCTAGGGGAGATCAAATTTTAACCGTTCAACTTTTTATTAAGAATTTGGTTTGCCAATTTAGGTTCAGCCCTTCCACCAGTTTTCTTCATCAGTTGACCAACAAAAAAGCCTTGTAACTTAGTTTTTCCGGCCCTAAACTGTTCGAGCTTATCAGGATTTTCCGCCAATACCTCATCGATAATTTTAGCTAACTCATCAGGATCTGAAATACTAACTAAGCCTTTACTCTCGACAATTTGCTTAGGAGAACCACCTTTTTCCAACAAATCAGGTAAGATTTCCTTAGCAATTTTACCGCTGATAGTACCATTTTCGATGAGGGTGATTAACTCCGCCAACATCTCAGGCTTGAGGGCAATTTTAGTAATATCTAAATCCAAGTTGCTGTTTAGATAGGCGGCGATGTCCTGAGTTACCCAGTTAGCGGCACCTTTGGCACTA
It includes:
- a CDS encoding thiazole synthase; this translates as PLPPLVKNSNKNQIMNYPTPQQNNGYHAYSHDVSDDGLVIAGRKFKSRLMTGTGKYPSIESMQQSVMASGCEIVTVAVRRVQNNAPGHEGLAEALDWTKIWMLPNTAGCTNAEEAIRVARLGREMAKLLGQEDNNFVKLEVIPDSKYLLPDPIGTLQAAEQLVKEGFAVLPYVNADPLLCKRLEEVGCATVMPLGSPIGSGQGIQNVANIKIIIEQSKVPVVIDAGIGSPSEAAYGMELGADALLVNSAIALAKNPVIMAQSMGLATQAGRLAYKAGRIPIKNYASASSPLTGVVTK